Proteins found in one Synechococcus sp. LA31 genomic segment:
- the rimI gene encoding ribosomal protein S18-alanine N-acetyltransferase — MSTETEPPLQLQLLTPANLEACLKLDQAALNGLWSRQQWQRELQEEQRLCIGLLDNEELLAVACGWLVVDELQITAVAVTPQRRRAGLGSRVLQGLLSQASQLGASRATLEVSASNKPAAGLYARSGFATAGIRRGYYRNGDDALIQWMSLRDTEGVRIADHS; from the coding sequence GTGTCTACTGAGACAGAGCCCCCCCTGCAGCTTCAGCTGCTCACGCCGGCGAACTTGGAGGCCTGCCTCAAACTCGACCAAGCAGCCCTGAATGGGTTGTGGAGTCGCCAGCAATGGCAGCGGGAACTGCAAGAAGAGCAGCGCCTCTGCATCGGCTTGCTCGACAACGAAGAGCTACTGGCCGTGGCCTGCGGCTGGTTGGTTGTGGATGAGCTGCAGATCACAGCCGTGGCGGTGACACCCCAACGGCGGCGAGCGGGGCTTGGCTCTCGCGTACTGCAAGGGCTACTCAGCCAAGCCAGCCAACTGGGTGCCAGCCGCGCAACTCTGGAGGTGAGCGCCAGCAACAAGCCAGCCGCTGGGCTCTATGCCCGCAGCGGCTTTGCTACGGCCGGCATCCGTCGCGGTTACTACCGCAATGGCGACGATGCCCTGATCCAATGGATGTCCTTACGGGACACGGAAGGGGTTCGGATTGCCGACCATTCCTGA
- a CDS encoding isoprenyl transferase has protein sequence MSRSLATATAIQGDRPSRSVLPAGLDAARLPAHVAVIMDGNGRWASQRKLPRVMGHREGVEALKRTLRLCSDWGIGALTAYAFSTENWSRPGEEVSFLMTLFERVLARELQALDDEQVRIRFLGDLDQLPEGLQQLIADATRRTAKNTGIHFNVCTNYGGRRELVRAARLLAERVARGELQPGAIDEQQFADQLFTAGEVDPDLLIRTSGEQRISNFLLWQLAYAELHLTDVLWPDFNEAALTAALLDYQSRQRRFGGVDPHASR, from the coding sequence ATGAGTCGCTCCCTGGCGACCGCCACTGCCATCCAGGGGGATCGACCGTCCCGTTCCGTGCTGCCGGCCGGCCTCGACGCTGCTCGCCTGCCCGCCCATGTGGCGGTGATCATGGATGGCAATGGCCGCTGGGCCAGCCAGCGCAAGCTGCCGCGGGTCATGGGGCACCGTGAGGGCGTTGAAGCGCTCAAGCGCACGCTGCGCCTCTGCAGTGACTGGGGCATCGGCGCCTTAACGGCTTATGCCTTCTCCACCGAGAACTGGAGCCGCCCCGGTGAGGAGGTGAGCTTCTTGATGACCCTGTTTGAGCGGGTGCTGGCGCGGGAGCTACAGGCCCTGGATGACGAGCAGGTGCGCATTCGTTTTCTGGGTGACCTGGATCAATTGCCTGAGGGGCTGCAGCAGTTGATCGCTGATGCCACTCGTCGCACCGCAAAGAACACCGGCATTCACTTCAACGTATGCACCAATTACGGCGGCCGGCGGGAGCTGGTGCGCGCCGCTCGCCTGCTGGCGGAGCGTGTGGCCCGCGGTGAGCTCCAGCCAGGTGCCATCGATGAGCAGCAGTTCGCCGATCAGCTCTTTACTGCCGGGGAGGTTGATCCTGACCTGTTGATCCGCACCAGCGGCGAGCAGCGCATCAGCAACTTCTTGCTCTGGCAGCTGGCCTATGCCGAGCTGCATCTCACCGATGTGCTCTGGCCCGATTTCAACGAAGCAGCCCTCACCGCTGCGCTGCTCGATTACCAGAGCCGGCAGCGCCGTTTCGGCGGTGTTGACCCCCACGCCTCCCGATGA
- a CDS encoding diadenylate cyclase has product MVLLARVNEPRTLWLLRGYLTLVALAWVVQRYANLPLTSKLVDALVMACSLALAILWQGELRRLMELLGTGRLDVLFGSQRADKRGSGSAAVLSDAAGRLSQLRRGGLIVVDLGSDLRPEDFLNPGIALDAQLSADLLLNLFAVDTPLHDGAVLVKGNRILSAGVILPLSRQGLNRYGTRHLAALGITERFDRCLCIVVSEETGTLSMARQGRLERPITSSRLQELLGESLAQSTKPAAKGGGRSVAMDKAEPNA; this is encoded by the coding sequence ATGGTGTTGTTAGCTCGGGTGAATGAACCGCGCACCCTTTGGTTGTTGCGGGGCTATCTCACCTTGGTGGCGCTGGCCTGGGTGGTTCAGCGATATGCCAACCTGCCGCTCACCAGCAAGCTGGTGGACGCGCTGGTGATGGCCTGCAGCCTGGCGTTGGCCATCCTCTGGCAAGGGGAGCTGCGCCGTTTGATGGAGCTGCTTGGAACGGGGCGGCTCGATGTGTTGTTTGGCAGTCAGCGGGCCGACAAGCGGGGCTCGGGTTCGGCGGCTGTGCTCAGCGATGCGGCGGGCCGGCTTTCGCAACTGCGGCGCGGAGGGCTGATCGTGGTGGATTTGGGCAGCGATCTTCGCCCGGAGGATTTTCTCAACCCCGGCATCGCTCTCGATGCCCAGCTCTCGGCTGACCTGCTGCTCAACCTGTTCGCCGTGGACACACCGCTTCACGACGGTGCGGTGCTGGTGAAGGGCAACCGCATCCTGTCGGCGGGCGTGATCCTGCCTCTGTCTCGCCAGGGGCTCAATCGCTATGGCACCCGTCACCTGGCGGCTCTGGGGATCACTGAGCGCTTCGATCGGTGCCTTTGCATCGTGGTGTCTGAAGAAACGGGAACCCTCTCGATGGCCCGCCAAGGCCGCCTGGAGCGCCCGATTACCAGTAGTCGCCTGCAGGAATTGCTGGGCGAATCCCTGGCGCAAAGCACCAAACCGGCCGCGAAAGGGGGTGGGCGTAGCGTGGCCATGGATAAGGCCGAGCCCAACGCATGA
- the lysA gene encoding diaminopimelate decarboxylase, whose translation MTITTAPASAAVDAAALRPYEAHRDGESPNRNLTPLSTGLDAEGRLVVGGCVLSDLARRYGTPLYVLDEATLRGTAQAYRNALASHYPGSALALYASKANSSLAITAVVASEGLGLDAVSAGELLTAVQGGMPPERIVFHGNNKSLEELRLAVDLGVTVVADNWLDLEQLATLSLAQPVRLMLRFTPGIECHTHEYIRTGHLDSKFGFDPDQLEAVLQHLKGCAWAQVSGLHAHIGSQIFELQPHRDLAGVMADALKLARDLGHPVSDLNVGGGLGIRYVESDDPPSIDAWVRTVAEAVARACEERGLELPRLLCEPGRSLVATAGVTLYSVGSRKEIPGLRTYLSVDGGMSDNPRPITYQSLYTAVLADRPEADPTDTVTLAGKHCESGDVLLKDLQLPPASHGDVLAVFATGAYNASMASNYNRIPRPAAVLVGDGLVDLVQRREQPEELLRYDVLPERLRPVT comes from the coding sequence ATGACGATCACGACTGCCCCCGCCTCAGCAGCGGTGGATGCCGCTGCCCTGCGGCCCTACGAAGCCCATCGCGATGGGGAGAGCCCCAACCGCAACCTCACCCCTCTGTCCACTGGTCTCGACGCCGAAGGGCGCCTGGTGGTGGGCGGCTGCGTGCTGAGCGATCTGGCGCGCCGTTACGGCACACCGTTGTATGTGCTGGATGAAGCCACCTTGCGGGGCACCGCCCAGGCCTACCGCAATGCGTTGGCTTCCCACTATCCCGGCTCCGCTCTGGCGCTCTACGCCTCCAAGGCAAACAGCAGCCTGGCGATCACGGCCGTTGTGGCCTCAGAAGGGCTCGGCCTTGATGCTGTCTCGGCGGGTGAATTGCTTACGGCGGTGCAAGGGGGCATGCCGCCGGAGCGGATCGTGTTCCACGGCAACAACAAGAGCCTGGAGGAGCTGCGCCTGGCGGTTGACTTGGGCGTCACGGTGGTGGCTGATAACTGGCTGGATCTCGAGCAGCTGGCCACCCTCAGCCTTGCGCAGCCGGTGCGCCTGATGCTGCGCTTTACACCGGGCATTGAATGCCATACGCACGAGTACATCCGCACCGGCCACCTGGACAGCAAGTTCGGCTTCGACCCCGATCAACTCGAGGCGGTGCTGCAGCACCTCAAGGGCTGCGCCTGGGCTCAGGTGAGTGGTCTGCATGCCCATATCGGCTCGCAGATCTTTGAGTTGCAGCCCCACCGCGATCTCGCCGGTGTGATGGCGGATGCCCTCAAGTTGGCGCGTGACCTCGGCCATCCCGTGAGTGATCTCAACGTGGGTGGTGGTCTGGGAATCCGTTATGTGGAGAGCGACGATCCGCCGTCGATCGACGCCTGGGTGCGCACGGTGGCTGAGGCCGTGGCCCGTGCCTGTGAGGAACGCGGCCTGGAGCTTCCTCGCTTGCTGTGTGAGCCGGGGCGTTCCCTGGTGGCCACCGCCGGTGTGACCCTCTACAGCGTGGGCAGCCGCAAGGAGATCCCTGGGCTTCGCACCTACCTATCGGTGGATGGCGGCATGAGCGATAACCCACGCCCGATTACCTATCAATCGCTCTACACGGCTGTGCTCGCCGACCGGCCCGAAGCCGATCCCACCGACACGGTGACTCTCGCCGGTAAGCACTGCGAATCCGGCGACGTGCTGCTGAAGGATCTGCAGCTTCCTCCCGCTAGCCATGGTGATGTGTTGGCGGTGTTTGCCACCGGTGCCTACAACGCCTCGATGGCCTCGAACTACAACCGCATCCCGAGACCTGCGGCGGTGTTGGTTGGCGATGGTCTGGTCGATCTTGTGCAGCGTCGCGAACAGCCGGAGGAACTGCTGCGCTACGACGTTCTGCCCGAGCGTCTGCGGCCGGTAACCTGA